A single region of the Streptomyces sp. NBC_01262 genome encodes:
- a CDS encoding NUDIX domain-containing protein yields the protein MSDLHADAVRVLKDWDAPDPAQEQLRLDYLDHLAQHDDGMWKPCRPGHITASALVIDPVGGRVLLTLHRKLKMWLQMGGHCEPGDATLADSALREATEESGIAGLTLLRAEPVKLDRHETPCAWHLDVQYAAIAEPDAVEEISEESLDLKWYGFDEVGAVADGSVEALLARTRAVIGV from the coding sequence GTGAGTGACCTGCACGCGGACGCGGTGCGCGTCCTCAAGGACTGGGACGCGCCCGACCCCGCCCAGGAGCAGCTGCGGCTCGACTACCTGGACCACCTCGCCCAGCACGACGACGGCATGTGGAAGCCGTGCCGCCCCGGGCACATCACCGCCAGCGCGCTCGTCATCGACCCCGTCGGCGGGCGGGTGCTGCTCACGCTCCACCGCAAGCTGAAAATGTGGCTCCAGATGGGTGGCCACTGCGAGCCCGGCGACGCGACCCTCGCCGACTCCGCCCTGAGGGAGGCCACCGAGGAGTCCGGCATCGCCGGGCTCACCCTGCTGCGGGCGGAGCCGGTCAAGCTCGACCGGCACGAGACCCCGTGCGCGTGGCATCTGGACGTCCAGTACGCGGCGATCGCGGAGCCCGATGCGGTCGAGGAGATCAGCGAGGAGTCGCTCGATCTGAAGTGGTACGGGTTCGACGAGGTTGGCGCGGTGGCCGACGGCTCGGTCGAGGCACTGCTGGCCCGTACGCGAGCCGTCATCGGCGTCTGA